The Longimicrobium sp. genome contains the following window.
CCGGCCTGCCAAGGGCGCGCAGCGCGGACATCGGCGCACCGAGCGGAATGCCGTTCAGCTCGCCCCGGCTGATGTCGAAGACCAGTGGGGCCGGCCGGCAATCGGGCCAGTCGTCGGTGGGGTCCTTCCGGCGAAAGAGATCGAACAGCGCCATTCTCGCCCGTCCGTGAGAATCGGTGAACCAGGTCGGGAGACGTTCAGCGCCGTCAGGACCAGTCCGCCCGCGTGATCCGGTAGTGCGCCAGGCGGCGTTCAGGCGACCACTTGGGATACTTGTTGGGCACGATCCCCTCCAGGCGAAAGCCGGCCTTTTCGAGCACGCGGCGCGACGCTCCGTTCTCCAGCAGCGGATAGGCGTTCACCTCCGCCAGGCTCAGCCACCCGAAGGCGAAGTCCACCGTCATGACGCACGCGGCGGTGGCGTAGCCGCGGCCCCAGTACGGCACGCCCACCCAGTAGCCCAGCTCCGCAGACCCGCCGGGCCCCTCCACGTCTCCCACGCCCACCACCCCCGCGATCTCGCCGTCCTCCACGCGCATGGCGAACACGTGTTCCTCGCCGGCCTCGCGCCTGGGCAGCAGGTCCGCGATCCACCATGCCGCGCCGCCGTCCGGGTACGGCTCGGGAAGGGTGGTCGTGGCCGTTACGAGCGGATCGCGGGCCAGCCGCTGGACGGCGTCGGCGTGGTCGGGGTGAATGGGCTCGAGGCGCATGGGGGATCGCTGCTGCGGCTAGGTGCGGGCGAATGGGATCGGCCGTCGTGGAAGCCGAACGACGGCGGGTTAGGGATGGATTAGCGGGGCCACGGGCGGGGTTCGGAGGGGCAACCCTGGCCGGGTGCGCCGGGCTCGTACTCGTCGGTCCCGGCACACGGCCGGGCGCCGATCCGAAACGTACAACGCCCAGCCGGATATCGCGACCATGAAGACGCTTCTTCTCGCCGCCCTGCTCAGCACCGCCGCCGCGGCCCCCCGCCCCGCCGACGTGCCCGCCACGCCCCCCGACTTCACCGGCGCGTGGACGCTGGACGAGGCCCAGAGCACCGGACTGCCGCCGTACTACGCCGAGATCCGCAGCCACCGCCTGGCCATCGAGCAGAACGATTCGCAGCTCCGCGTGGGGGTGGAGATCGAGAACGCGGACCCCGAGCCGCTGAAGATGGAGTTCCTGTACTCGCTTTCCGGCGTGGAAACCGCCACCCAGACCCCCATTCGCACGCCCAACGGAAACATGGTCGTTCCCACGCGCCTCAAGGCCACGCGCGCGGACGACGGGCGCATTCACATCACCATCACCCGCGAGATCCAGATGCGCGACCGCACGGTGACGGGGGTGGTCGACGAAGTGTGGGAGATGCGCGCGGACGGTGCGCTCGTGGTGCACCGCGTGGACACGATGCCGGACGGCCGGGAAATGCGCGCCGACATGGTGTTCGTGAAGAGCTAGCCCAGCAGGCCGGGGTTCAATCGCCAGACGGCAAAGGTGAGCGCCGTGGCGAAGCCCACCCACAGCAGGTACGGAAGCAGGAGCACTCCCGCCAGCGGCCGGATGCGCCAGAACGCCGCCGTGGTGAGCGCCACGAGCACCCACAGCAGCACCACTTCGCCAAGGGCCAGCGCGCCCCGGCGCCAGGCGAAGAAGAGCCAGCTCCACAGTGCGTTCGCGGTGAGCTGAACCACCCACAACGAGAGCGCGGTCCGTGCAC
Protein-coding sequences here:
- a CDS encoding TspO/MBR family protein encodes the protein MASSTRREWTGLAGWLLAAFAAAAIGERASVNAASFYAQLVRPAWAPPGWLFGPVWTVLYLMMAVAAWLVWRERGRAGARTALSLWVVQLTANALWSWLFFAWRRGALALGEVVLLWVLVALTTAAFWRIRPLAGVLLLPYLLWVGFATALTFAVWRLNPGLLG
- a CDS encoding GNAT family N-acetyltransferase yields the protein MRLEPIHPDHADAVQRLARDPLVTATTTLPEPYPDGGAAWWIADLLPRREAGEEHVFAMRVEDGEIAGVVGVGDVEGPGGSAELGYWVGVPYWGRGYATAACVMTVDFAFGWLSLAEVNAYPLLENGASRRVLEKAGFRLEGIVPNKYPKWSPERRLAHYRITRADWS